Below is a window of Arabidopsis thaliana chromosome 2, partial sequence DNA.
TACCAAACTGTCAAATTCGAGACCAAAGTAGGGTTCTTACAAGACACATTCTCAGATTCGTCAACAATTCGTTCAATAGTATCGAAGACAAGCTTGCTATCAACTAAGTACTTAAGAAACCCTTCTTTGCTAGGCTTCCAAGTCTCTTCCTttacttcatcatcatcatcatcgtcttcttcttcttcttcttcttccttctcggTGTCAGTTTTATCTTCAGAAAGATCTAATTTTTTACCATTAACATTGCGTAATCTCATGGCGACGAATCTCATTTCCTCAGTTATACCAATGTTTTCTCCTGGGTATTGTTTCCTGTACCTTGTTCTCTTCCTCTGTGAGGCCTTTTGTTGTGACGGTGTTGGTGTCGAACGACATAGATTGAGAAGATGCTTTTGTGGCTTTCTCTGAGTTGAGATTTGGAATGGGAAAGAGATAGATGTGTGAAGATGAGAGTGAGTGAGCTTACGAGGTGTAGAGAGTAATGGAGTTGGCCTGAGAAGAGAAGCCATGGATTCCGACGACCAAGATAGACGCTGCCTTCACTTTGATTTCTCGCTTTCAGCCTAATCGACAAACATTGGAAAACCAAACACccttaattttgttattatttacaTGTCATGCCATTAATTATTTCATAACTAGCCTAAATAGGGCagatgtaaaaaataaatagttttttttatatttacattatGCTTAGATTAGTTGATAAGCCATAAAAAAAAGGCTTAGATAATTAGATTAGTTGAGATAACTTTGGTTTCAGTACGTACGTGTCTATGTATTATTCGCCATTATTCTATTAGTATAATGTATGTTGAAAAATGACCAAACATTTTAGAGCATTTCCATccattaaatatttattgacTTTATTCAAACGTACAAGTGACCACAATGTGGTGCAacctttttattaatataaatccAAACGTGCATTAGTGAAACAAACGAATCATCAACAATATACAAGATACAATAATTGATCTCTTTAGATCCTAATTGGAGCTTTTGCATGAGGTGAACGAATGTCTCggatcttcttttcttttgaaagtATTCCTGCTAACCTTcacaaccaaaatttaaatatattagcAAAATACTTTTAATCACCTTAAGTATGAAAGAATAAAGCTATAAAATGCAAAAATTGGGCCACTTACTTTATAAGAGCATGTTCATTAGTCGTTTCATAAGCATTTTCGTTACAACCCGAGTCTAGGTTGACTCTTGCAACAGGTTTTTTAAGTAGTTCATCTCCTGTCTTGGCAAGAATGTCCAGATTCTCGACGGTAGCGATATCAACAGAAGCAGCATCCCCAGTTAATGTGTCATCCTATATAATTAATACCCAAATCTTAGGAATTGtggagacaaagaaaaagaaatggttaGTGCGCTAGCTGATTTTGATACCTGGATGCGAATATAGTTGGCTTCGGAATGAAGAGCTCGAAAAACGGCAGAGAGATGGAAATCAACCATGTCGGAGCTAGCTTGCGAGAAAGCATCAATGATAGGTGTAGAGTTGTCGTGTGTTAACCAATTCAATAGTCCCCAACCAGCTACTTCTTTTGCATTGAATTTCTCTTCGGCTTTATGATTTCCGGTTCCAAGCGAAAGCACAAGAAACCTTCCGTAATCATTTGGTCTTATTGGGAAAAAGTCACTGCTTCCTCCTGAGATCTCATTTGTTACTTCCCCAATGGCCAACAAAGCCTATACTTGACATATAACAACTATATCATGATCTATTCAAGATTTTTACAGAAAACTCGTATCGATTATTATAAGAAATTCCATagtaaaaaatgaaatatagtCTAACATTGTGTGTTCAtgttataattattcaatttaaGTCCATAATAATTGTTGATATATTATATTCTTCGTATAAAAACCCTATTGCTACATAAATGATAAATCCAATATTTAGAAATTTACCGGGTTGTTAGCTGCAACTCCACCATCAATAAGATTGTATTCTTTAGCGTTTCCGTTTAAATCTTCAACTTTGAAGAAATGGGCAGGCAAGTATGTAGGGGCAGCTGAAGTTGAGATGGCAATGTCTGCGAGGGTTGCGTCCTTGAGAGGATGGTTTTTTACCTATAAAatagtcatatatatattaaaccaaagttttgttaattattatattgtaATTTCACAAATAGAACAAGCTATAAACAAACCTCATAACTACTAAAGATAGTAGGTTGAAGATGCTTGATATCGAACGTTGGAATGACAACGTTGGTAAGTGTTTGACTCAACTTTGTATCACCCAACTTAGCGTGGATAAGCTGATGAAGGTATTTACCGTCATATTTAGGACCAGTCAAGGACTTCACGAGTTTTTTGGCGGCTGAG
It encodes the following:
- the HO2 gene encoding heme oxygenase 2 encodes the protein MASLLRPTPLLSTPRKLTHSHLHTSISFPFQISTQRKPQKHLLNLCRSTPTPSQQKASQRKRTRYRKQYPGENIGITEEMRFVAMRLRNVNGKKLDLSEDKTDTEKEEEEEEEDDDDDDEVKEETWKPSKEGFLKYLVDSKLVFDTIERIVDESENVSYAYFRRTGLERCESIEKDLQWLREQDLVIPEPSNVGVSYAKYLEEQAGESAPLFLSHFYSIYFSHIAGGQVLVRQVSEKLLEGKELEFNRWEGDAQDLLKGVREKLNVLGEVRLSMKIITLHSTSC
- the PLA2A gene encoding phospholipase A 2A (phospholipase A 2A (PLA2A); FUNCTIONS IN: lipase activity, nutrient reservoir activity; INVOLVED IN: in 6 processes; LOCATED IN: membrane, cytoplasm; EXPRESSED IN: 11 plant structures; EXPRESSED DURING: 8 growth stages; CONTAINS InterPro DOMAIN/s: Acyl transferase/acyl hydrolase/lysophospholipase (InterPro:IPR016035), Patatin (InterPro:IPR002641); BEST Arabidopsis thaliana protein match is: Acyl transferase/acyl hydrolase/lysophospholipase superfamily protein (TAIR:AT4G37070.2); Has 2114 Blast hits to 2104 proteins in 375 species: Archae - 0; Bacteria - 479; Metazoa - 231; Fungi - 198; Plants - 897; Viruses - 0; Other Eukaryotes - 309 (source: NCBI BLink).), whose protein sequence is MQMDSPKSPLQPPTYGNLVTILSIDGGGIRGLIPAVILGFLESELQKLDGEEARLADYFDVIAGTSTGGLVTAMLTAPNKEGRPLFAASEIKDFYLEQCPKIFPQDHFPFSAAKKLVKSLTGPKYDGKYLHQLIHAKLGDTKLSQTLTNVVIPTFDIKHLQPTIFSSYEVKNHPLKDATLADIAISTSAAPTYLPAHFFKVEDLNGNAKEYNLIDGGVAANNPALLAIGEVTNEISGGSSDFFPIRPNDYGRFLVLSLGTGNHKAEEKFNAKEVAGWGLLNWLTHDNSTPIIDAFSQASSDMVDFHLSAVFRALHSEANYIRIQDDTLTGDAASVDIATVENLDILAKTGDELLKKPVARVNLDSGCNENAYETTNEHALIKLAGILSKEKKIRDIRSPHAKAPIRI
- the HO2 gene encoding heme oxygenase 2 (heme oxygenase 2 (HO2); CONTAINS InterPro DOMAIN/s: Haem oxygenase-like, multi-helical (InterPro:IPR016084), Haem oxygenase-like (InterPro:IPR016053), Haem oxygenase (decyclizing), plant (InterPro:IPR016951); BEST Arabidopsis thaliana protein match is: Plant haem oxygenase (decyclizing) family protein (TAIR:AT2G26670.1).) gives rise to the protein MASLLRPTPLLSTPRKLTHSHLHTSISFPFQISTQRKPQKHLLNLCRSTPTPSQQKASQRKRTRYRKQYPGENIGITEEMRFVAMRLRNVNGKKLDLSEDKTDTEKEEEEEEEDDDDDDEVKEETWKPSKEGFLKYLVDSKLVFDTIERIVDESENVSYAYFRRTGLERCESIEKDLQWLREQDLVIPEPSNVGVSYAKYLEEQAGESAPLFLSHFYSIYFSHIAGGQVLVRQYTFHTLLVVKLFVRQVSEKLLEGKELEFNRWEGDAQDLLKGVREKLNVLGEHWSRDEKNKCLKETAKAFKYMGQIVRLIIL
- the HO2 gene encoding heme oxygenase 2 (heme oxygenase 2 (HO2); CONTAINS InterPro DOMAIN/s: Haem oxygenase-like, multi-helical (InterPro:IPR016084), Haem oxygenase-like (InterPro:IPR016053), Haem oxygenase (decyclizing), plant (InterPro:IPR016951); BEST Arabidopsis thaliana protein match is: Plant haem oxygenase (decyclizing) family protein (TAIR:AT2G26670.1).), encoding MASLLRPTPLLSTPRKLTHSHLHTSISFPFQISTQRKPQKHLLNLCRSTPTPSQQKASQRKRTRYRKQYPGENIGITEEMRFVAMRLRNVNGKKLDLSEDKTDTEKEEEEEEEDDDDDDEVKEETWKPSKEGFLKYLVDSKLVFDTIERIVDESENVSYAYFRRTGLERCESIEKDLQWLREQDLVIPEPSNVGVSYAKYLEEQAGESAPLFLSHFYSIYFSHIAGGQVLVRQVSEKLLEGKELEFNRWEGDAQDLLKGVREKLNVLGEHWSRDEKNKCLKETAKAFKYMGQIVRLIIL